The genome window TTTCTTGCAAGGTAGCCATCAAGAGCATCAAAAATATTTCCAAAAAGAATAAAAATCCCTGCAATAAACAGGTAATTTAGATAGATAAAATAACTTCCAATAAAAATTAAAATCAAACCACAGATGGTTAGAAAGTTTGGAGTTATGTTTAATCTATACAGAAAATCTACAACCGGAGCTGTTTTTTCTTCCCATATAGGTTTTATATTTTTTATAAACTGGCTCATCTGCTTTTCGCAATGTCTATAAATTTTTTAACTTTATCTAAGTCTTTAACGCCCGGAGATGCTTCTAACTTTGATGATGCATCAACTCCATAAGGTTTTACATGGTTTAAAATCTCTTTAAGATTGTTTTCAGACAGACCGCCGGAGATGATTACTTTGTCATACATATCTGTAATCTTTTTTAAGAGATTTAAATCTATCATCTCCCCCGTCCCACCATAAACACCTTCTTTAAACGCATCAACCAAAACTGTAATATCTTCATTTTTAAACGTCTTTATTTTTTCTAAGTCTGATTCATCTTTAACTCTGATTGCCTTTATAACTTTATCTTTCGGAAATTTTTTAACAAATTCTAAATCTTCATCTCCATGAAACTGAATAAAATCAGCTATGTTTAAAAGTTCTAAAGCCTGCTCTAAGCTTGGATTTACAACAACCGCCACAAGCTTGCTATTTTTTAGATTTTCTTTTATTTTTTTAATTCTTTCAACG of Sulfurihydrogenibium sp. contains these proteins:
- a CDS encoding phosphoribosylanthranilate isomerase, producing MIVKICGITLPSQAKEISEYGADYIGVITYPKSPRYVDVERIKKIKENLKNSKLVAVVVNPSLEQALELLNIADFIQFHGDEDLEFVKKFPKDKVIKAIRVKDESDLEKIKTFKNEDITVLVDAFKEGVYGGTGEMIDLNLLKKITDMYDKVIISGGLSENNLKEILNHVKPYGVDASSKLEASPGVKDLDKVKKFIDIAKSR